Proteins encoded within one genomic window of Humulus lupulus chromosome 1, drHumLupu1.1, whole genome shotgun sequence:
- the LOC133820935 gene encoding uncharacterized protein LOC133820935, which translates to MGIQTYWMSIFMLPQSVVKNIDKVFRQFLWGESGSRSKLHFTSWEQVCRPKPFGGLGFHEGAIWNKLKLAKYIWAIESKKDQLWVKWAGVIKGKLQLGSFYTQRLMNERVAYARPVWCKLSVPKHRFILWQAVNHHLLTRDLLAAHHIPVVNLRCPVCDLVEESHGHLFFDCIFSRKVLLLVSGWLGGVTWPGKFEDWIAWLSTWKSDWMHFIVAASLAACIYFIWYNRNACCFSDSCLTDFKIDHLIRQAVKARVLNVNSRHLSTRERQMIEFVKSL; encoded by the exons ATGGGTATTCAGACTTATTGGATGAGTATATTCATGCTTCCTCAGAGTGTTGTGAAGAATATTGATAAAGTTTTCCGTCAATTTCTTTGGGGTGAGAGTGGTTCCCGAAGTAAATTACATTTCACTTCTTGGGAGCAAGTTTGTCGGCCTAAGCCTTTTGGAGGTTTAGGATTTCATGAGGGGGCTATTTGGAATAAGCTGAAACTTGCTAAGTATATTTGGGCAATTGAATCTAAAAAAGACCAACTTTGGGTTAAGTGG GCTGGAGTAATCAAAGGAAAGTTACAGCTGGGCTCTTTTTATACTCAGCGTCTAATGAATGAGCGAGTTGCTTATGCTAGACCTGTTTGGTGTAAGCTCTCGGTGCCTAAACACAGATTTATTCTGTGGCAGGCTGTTAACCACCATTTGCTCACTCGGGACTTACTTGCTGCTCATCACATACCAGTAGTAAATTTAAGATGTCCagtttgtgatcttgttgaggaaaGTCATGGCCATCTTTTCTTTGATTGCATCTTCTCTAGAAAGGTCTTACTGCTGGTTTCTGGTTGGCTTGGAGGGGTTACTTGGCCTGGAAAATTTGAGGACTGGATCGCATGGCTGTCCACCTGGAAGTCGGACTGGATGCATTTTATAGTGGCTGCTTCTCTTGCTGCTTGTATTTATTTTATCTGGTATAATAGAAATGCCTGCTGTTTTAGTGATAGTTGTTTAACTGACTTTAAAATAGATCATCTGATTAGGCAAGCAGTCAAAGCTAGAGTTCTTAATGTAAATTCTAGGCACCTGTCTACTAGAGAAAGGCAAATGATTGAGTTTGTAAAATCTTTGTAA